A region from the Leishmania panamensis strain MHOM/PA/94/PSC-1 chromosome 20 sequence genome encodes:
- a CDS encoding cell division cycle protein-like protein (TriTrypDB/GeneDB-style sysID: LpmP.20.5720): protein MAGFTDALVLEAPVLWWPAMGELPRYPIDHQRSFVAAIVEEAMPWTQDTDTSKGAAIRTLGLSRLGRSVMITAEWGCLDDINADRFPFVKVWNPLQGCPVYLPVSVEAGLGLLASVHRGGENGSGTAFLTALDLRQLTLDERVRLTHRSLREILSQHCCSRTAFLTRMQRCAQQKEEYVLLHRALKQAHATALKYLNRAAQAMDGILAGDCGSPKQAGISSTSLSSLLFTGDTPSQQHLLRLLQTTTPSVVQVSSTQVFVLEARSLNLAEALTLPELEALEVVEAVLRPPPLCASATTFSRTAPPSSLSTVHISPCLLVVMKSLHLLEANANSLVASVTHQLCVCLDALHAGPVPALIWSFTEDVRDIPPALLARVGAQYERLATTTAEDRTAYLTRRVTRLPLALSLPQAVCHTAAVSVAESTAHWTVDQLVRLRDADLVLMLPSIPVPTEKVSDGASGLSMRPHEQQKRGVEVQEVQGGVPATSTTAMVARRPEPPPFDVYSRLYGIEEAICTVEELIVWPLTHLLLLRELAIPCATGVLLCGPSGSGKTALLSCLRRRLQLPDARHIHVMSVDGLSLIQKEVGHSEKNIAQLFSTARSLAPAALFIDNLDSLAPPRGRTTAETNTTADRTLSTLLTQMDGVGGGQADRIVVVVASAPSIATLDPAVCRPGRLDVHVQLTSPPTSASAAFMKRRLREFVSHMLRRRQSDGSRVIENEARVAMLEVLEEVDQLVDEYVASVTANVGSSAEGDAALPPRSSLSPAEVTAAIREVMLTTIARMKRDDDPTQHSVTPSSNTQVVDRSSDVARAVRDAVRHLYAAA from the coding sequence ATGGCGGGCTTCACCGACGCATTGGTGCTCGAGGCACCCGTACTCTGGTGGCCAGCAATGGGCGAGTTGCCTCGCTACCCGATTGACCACCAGCGGTCATTTGTGGCAGCCATCGTGGAGGAAGCAATGCCCTGGACGCAGGACACAGACACGTCAAAGGGTGCCGCGATTCGCACGTTGGGTCTCTCACGTCTGGGCCGCAGCGTCATGATAACGGCTGAATGGGGCTGCCTCGACGATATCAACGCGGACCGGTTCCCATTTGTTAAGGTTTGGAACCCGCTTCAAGGGTGCCCCGTGTACCTGCCAGTAAGCGTGGAGGCTGGGCTAGGGTTACTGGCCAGTGTACACCGCGGTGGCGAGAATGGGAGTGGTACCGCATTCTTGACTGCTCTGGATTTACGTCAGTTGACTCTCGATGAGCGAGTGCGCCTGACGCACCGCTCGCTTCGTGAGATACTGAGCCAACACTGCTGCTCACGTACGGCCTTTCTGACCCGTATGCAGCGATGCGCCCAACAGAAAGAAGAGTATGTGCTGCTTCACCGCGCTCTCAAGCAGGCCCACGCCACGGCGCTTAAATATTTGAACCGAGCAGCGCAGGCCATGGATGGCATCCTCGCCGGCGACTGTGGTTCACCCAAGCAGGCTGGTATCTCTTCCACCTCCCTGTCGTCGCTCCTGTTCACTGGTGACACGCCAagtcagcagcacctgctgcgtCTCCTGCAGACCACCACACCGTCAGTCGTCCAGGTATCAAGCACGCAGGTGTTTGTGCTGGAGGCTCGTAGCCTCAACCTGGCGGAGGCACTGACTCTCCCCGAGCTTGAGGCgttggaggtggtggaagcCGTGCTGCGGCCACCTCCGCTGTGTGCCTCCGCTACCACTTTCTCTCGCACAGCACCGCCCTCGTCGCTAAGCACGGTGCATATTTCCCCATGTCTGCTTGTCGTTATGAAGTCTCTGCACCTGTTGGAGGCAAACGCAAACTCTCTCGTGGCCAGCGTGACGCAccagctgtgcgtgtgcctaGACGCACTGCATGCCGGTCCTGTACCGGCTCTCATTTGGTCTTTCACAGAGGATGTGCGCGACATACCGCCGGCACTGCTCGCGCGCGTAGGGGCACAATACGAGCGGCTCGCTACAACCACGGCGGAGGACCGCACCGCCTACCTGACGCGACGCGTGACGCGCCTGCCATTGGccttgtcgctgccgcaAGCCGTATGTCACACGGCCGCCGTTTCAGTGGCCGAAAGCACTGCTCACTGGACGGTGGATCAACTTGTGCGACTGCGCGATGCGGATCTTGTCCTTATGCTTCCCTCCATCCCTGTTCCTACCGAGAAGGTGAGCGATGGCGCCTCAGGCCTAAGTATGCGCCCACACGAGCAACAGAAGAGAGGTGTGGAAGTGCAAGAGGTGCAGGGTGGTGTACCTGCCACTTCAACTACCGCGATGGTTGCACGGCGTCCAGAACCTCCTCCGTTTGACGTGTATAGCCGCCTCTACGGTATCGAGGAGGCAATATgcacggtggaggagctgataGTGTGGCCGCTGACGCATCTTCTCCTCTTGCGCGAACTGGCGATTCCCTGCGCGACAGGTGTCCTTCTCTGCGGGCCCAGCGGCTCCGGCAAGACAGCGCTCCTCTCCTGCCTCAGGCgacggctgcagctgccagaCGCGCGACACATCCACGTCATGTCTGTTGACGGACTCTCCCTCATTCAAAAGGAGGTCGGACACTCCGAGAAGAACATCGCACAGCTCTTCAGCACCGCGCGCTCACTTgcgccggcggcgctctTCATTGACAACCTCGACTCTCTGGCCCCACCACGGGGGCGTACCACGGCAGAAACGAACACAACCGCCGATCGCACACTTAGCACCCTCCTCACGCAGATGGacggtgtcggcggtgggCAGGCAGaccgcatcgtcgtcgttgttgcCTCGGCACCGTCCATCGCCACGCTCGACCCGGCCGTGTGCCGTCCTGGGCGGTTGGACGTGCACGTGCAGCTGACCTCCCCGCCCACGAGTGCCTCAGCTGCCTTCATGAAACGCCGGCTTCGGGAATTTGTGAGTCACATGCTGCGAAGACGTCAGTCTGACGGTTCACGAGTTATCGAGAATGAAGCGCGAGTTGCGATGCTGGAGGTACTTGAGGAGGTCGATCAGCTTGTGGATGAGTACGTTGCCAGCGTCACAGCGAACGTgggaagcagcgcagagggtgacgcagcgctgccaccgcggtCATCCCTCTCCCCAGCTGAGGTGACGGCAGCAATACGTGAGGTGATGCTAACTACCATCGCGCGAATGAAGCGAGATGACGATCCTACGCAACATTCCGTGACTCCATCGTCTAACACACAAGTGGTGGACAGAAGCAGCGATGTGGCGCGCGCCGTACGAGACGCCGTCCGCCACCTTTACGCTGCAGCTTAA
- a CDS encoding hypothetical protein (TriTrypDB/GeneDB-style sysID: LpmP.20.5730) produces MLCRSGRLKRHGKLRAMVWRDVVMGCKAVAAVPQLSDGIIRQLQEETRLQANQGGDSHSRENTHMSDSMDSFISPMAEMEDDNVDGKGSPSGASEVKRHKDDDVNNDSSLPRSSASVGTDQALSPVLASTRRHRHPSLSPPRPMPSAEQMEEAADGFGRTGGESPLVLAQVRRRAVSQLSRRVKSDAVHFLELTKDGVSSHNVTPAQNLSGSVLWPISWYHLPDNCQPRVVEADIERSLWTLYPHSAERNEQRRRLKNTILRVLLHNPERFYYQGLHELMGYMMYVLSPYMEREEVVSVCERLLVTRWKRFSAHQLRNSEAMLYATHAIIAQVDPPLATALEWCRVGPESHYAVSWVITWYVHNIENLEVLARLFDYLMVDVEGSAVIYFTAALVISQREIIFEWIHDAKEAMGISMFPTEVSDDGIMLMARVYAQLSRLPSNVLNSIDEDTLNTLVEQAEQYCTQHRHTAQQEEQNFLNGDVKNLGLLSNQRTRNAALRLLWHFLPREWRSPAKSERVRRVLWTSLMVAAAAMVVATATVDLKPGRWIHDLLHR; encoded by the coding sequence ATGCTGTGTCGCTCAGGACGGCTGAAGCGGCACGGGAAACTACGCGCAATGGTGTGGCGTGATGTCGTCATGGGATGCAAGGCGGTTGCCGCTGTGCCACAGCTCAGTGATGGCATTATCCGTCAGCTGCAGGAAGAAACCCGCTTGCAGGCGAACCAGGGCGGCGACAGCCATAGCAGAGAGAACACGCACATGAGCGACTCCATGGACTCATTCATCAGTCCAATGGCGGAGATGGAAGACGACAACGTTGACGGCAAAGGCAGCCCGAGCGGGGCGTCGGAAGTGAAGCGGCACAAGGATGATGATGTCAACAACgactcttctctcccacgcAGCTCCGCGTCTGTCGGCACCGACCAGGCTCTTAGCCCGGTGCTAGCATCAACCCGTCGCCACAGACATCCCTCGCTGAGCCCGCCACGGCCAATGCCTTCAGCAGAGCAGATGGAGGAAGCTGCTGATGGTTTCGGTAGAACTGGCGGTGAGAGTCCGCTAGTGCTCGCGCAAGTCCGTCGGCGCGCGGTCTCGCAGCTCTCGCGACGCGTGAAAAGCGACGCCGTTCACTTTCTTGAGCTCACTAAAGACGGCGTGTCGAGTCACAACGTGACGCCCGCGCAGAACCTTTCTGGCAGTGTGCTGTGGCCCATCTCGTGGTACCACCTGCCCGATAACTGCCAGCCGCGTGTAGTGGAGGCGGACATCGAGCGCTCGCTATGGACTTTGTACCCGCACTCGGCAGAGCGCAAtgagcaacggcggcggttGAAAAACACGATCCTGCGCGTCCTACTTCACAATCCAGAGCGCTTCTACTACCAGGGCTTGCACGAGCTCATGGGTTATATGATGTACGTGCTGAGTCCGTACATGGAGcgtgaggaggtggtgtcGGTGTGCGAAAGGCTTCTGGTGACTCGTTGGAAACGATTCAGCGCTCACCAGCTAAGGAACTCCGAGGCGATGCTGTACGCCACGCACGCCATCATCGCGCAGGTGGATCCCCCCTTGGCTACCGCGCTGGAGTGGTGCAGGGTGGGGCCAGAGTCCCACTATGCTGTCTCCTGGGTGATTACATGGTACGTGCACAACATCGAAAACCTAgaggtgctggcgcggcTATTTGACTACCTCATGGTTGATGTGGAGGGTTCAGCTGTTATCTACTTCACTGCCGCCCTCGTCATAAGCCAGCGCGAGATAATCTTTGAATGGATCCACGACGCCAAGGAGGCGATGGGGATCAGCATGTTTCCCACAGAGGTCAGTGACGATGGCATTATGCTCATGGCGCGCGTCTACGCCCAGCTCTCACGGCTGCCTAGCAACGTGCTCAACAGTATAGACGAGGACACCCTCAACACGCTCGTGGAACAGGCAGAGCAGTATTGCACTCAGCATCGGCACACGGCACAGCAGGAGGAACAGAACTTCCTTAACGGCGACGTCAAAAATCTCGGCCTGCTGTCCAACCAGCGCACTCGTAATgcggcactgcggctgctctgGCACTTTCTGCCGCGAGAATGGCGCAGCCCCGCCAAGTCAGAACGCGTGCGTCGCGTTCTCTGGACGAGCCTCATggtcgccgcagcggcgatggtCGTGGCGACGGCAACGGTGGATCTCAAGCCGGGTCGCTGGATTCACGATCTTCTGCATCGCTGA
- a CDS encoding phosphatase-like protein (TriTrypDB/GeneDB-style sysID: LpmP.20.5740) yields the protein MPTVPFTGQVQMEWYQSVEQIHFIFYVKNRTNDDVAVTKTATSLEVTIRLDDNGREYSCSYDPLFAELTDDPPSISARPMKVEVSLTKAQPYQWPTLERKADAEGAVVAPISDAPSGALPATAKDLRYPNSKGKDWSALKLEVEEDAKPEGEAALNKLFQQIYGDGSDEQRRAMIKSFTESGGTVLSTNWEDVKKKKVEAQPPKGMEAKTVSD from the coding sequence ATGCCGACAGTGCCCTTCACTGGACAAGTGCAGATGGAGTGGTACCAGTCTGTGGAGCAGATCCACTTCATCTTCTACGTAAAGAACCGCACAAATGACGATGTTGCCGTGACGAAAACCGCCACGTCGCTTGAGGTGACCATCCGCCTCGATGATAACGGACGCGAGTACAGCTGCAGCTACGACCCGCTTTTCGCAGAGCTGACGGACGATCCCCCGTCCATCTCGGCGCGTCCCATGAAGGTTGAGGTGTCCCTGACAAAGGCCCAGCCGTACCAGTGGCCGACGCTGGAACGCAAAGCTGACGCGGAGGGTGCAGTAGTGGCCCCCATCTCTGACGCACCCTCTGGCGCGCTTCCTGCAACGGCCAAGGACCTCAGGTACCCGAACAGCAAGGGCAAGGACTGGAGCGCGTTGAAGCTGGAGGTCGAGGAGGACGCAAAGCCGGAAGGTGAGGCGGCCCTCAACAAGCTGTTCCAACAAATCTATGGCGATGGCTCcgatgagcagcgccgtgcgaTGATCAAGTCCTTTACagagagcggcggcacggTGCTGTCCACCAACTGGGAGGACgtaaagaaaaagaaagtggAGGCGCAGCCGCCAAAGGGCATGGAAGCCAAGACCGTTTCGGACTAA
- a CDS encoding ribosomal protein S17-like protein (TriTrypDB/GeneDB-style sysID: LpmP.20.5750) — MSAAPQYYHAHQVDATIQHQKAYQRQTAVNENMHRSSRKHVNKSGHIRYAKKIGLGFKTPAKALNGKYIDRKCPFTSNVVIRGRILRGIVHSTKMHRTIVIRRNYLHFIKKYQRYQKRHKSLAVHCSPAFDPKQGDEVVVGQCRPLSKTIRYNVLEVVSKSAADKMGKKFAKN; from the coding sequence ATGTCCGCTGCGCCTCAGTACTACCATGCGCATCAGGTGGATGCAACCATTCAGCACCAGAAGGCGTATCAGCGCCAGACGGCGGTGAATGAGAACATGCACCGCTCGAGTCGCAAGCACGTCAACAAGTCCGGCCACATCCGCTACGCCAAGAAGATCGGGCTGGGCTTCAAGACCCCGGCGAAGGCGCTGAACGGCAAGTACATCGATCGCAAGTGCCCCTTCACGAGCAACGTGGTGATCCGCGGCCGCATCCTGCGCGGGATTGTGCACTCCACCAAGATGCACCGCACCATCGTCATCCGCCGCAACTACCTGCACTTCATCAAGAAGTACCAGCGTTACCAGAAGCGCCACAAGTCCCTGGCTGTGCACTGCAGCCCCGCCTTCGACCCCAAGCAAGGTGATGAGGTCGTTGTTGGCCAGTGCCGCCCGCTGAGCAAGACAATCCGCTACAACGTGTTGGAGGTGGTGTCGAAGAGCGCTGCCGACAAGATGGGCAAGAAGTTCGCCAAGAACTAA
- a CDS encoding hypothetical protein (TriTrypDB/GeneDB-style sysID: LpmP.20.5760) — MQLVSDLQQRPKKGRLSVEKNIVPFYDLCTAVQFITFLIHTVTTVIGASRTFVHNIIVQNDFELTPALVHKTRNCSFSTVRNMYAFDSVNMTFTQSSVNDVFVDQAIQMRLAIFVCAATFFVGAVNRTLVDANVFVIKFRNFYFWKDIISATELLLLAYVMQITATIVQPASLLRDYLRHCGVQASSYLPFISIINLWVFAGVGYLTYVVGIALYLNNTLPKYGVMTPQEIEEYKAWLRSRRTEQEQVRMLIDEAKKAHARLHLMNSTDYKQGESNALSLPPSIMGPNGPTYSYPYSAAFPDYAPPAPGIPSAITDPRLPAPQLFGAGMIQTSGQPGMMPSSLYNSGEPPAAGPSFYETMPPGTTAHVSSAPRDPMSLPINMPRRRTAPSPSQGNPPTYN; from the coding sequence ATGCAGCTCGTCAGCGATCTTCAGCAGCGGCCCAAGAAGGGGCGGCTGTCGGTCGAGAAGAATATCGTGCCCTTCTACGATCTCTGCACGGCGGTGCAGTTCATCACGTTTCTCATCCACACCGTCACCACCGTGATCGGTGCCAGCCGCACTTTTGTGCACAACATCATCGTCCAGAACGACTTTGAGCTCACGCCAGCCCTCGTGCACAAAACACGTAACTGCTCGTTCAGCACGGTCCGAAACATGTACGCCTTCGACTCCGTCAACATGACGTTCACACAGAGCTCCGTGAACGACGTCTTTGTGGATCAGGCTATACAGATGCGCCTCGCCATCTTCGtgtgcgccgccaccttcttCGTCGGTGCCGTGAATCGTACGCTGGTCGATGCCAATGTGTTTGTCATTAAGTTCCGCAACTTCTACTTCTGGAAGGACATCATCTCCGCCACggagctcctgctgctcgcctATGTCATGCAGATCACAGCGACCATAGTGCAGCCAGCCAGTCTCCTGCGGGACTACCTGCGGCACTGCGGGGTGCAGGCGAGCTCCTATCTGCCCTTCATCAGCATCATCAATCTCTGGGTGTTCGCTGGCGTCGGATACCTCACCTACGTGGTTGGCATTGCTCTGTATCTCAACAACACACTGCCCAAGTACGGCGTGATGACGCCGCAAGAAATCGAGGAGTACAAGGCGTGgttgcgcagccgccgcacagAACAGGAGCAGGTGCGCATGCTGATCGATGAAGCCAAGAAGGCGCATGCCCGCCTCCACCTGATGAACAGCACCGACTACAAGCAAGGCGAGAGCAACGCCCTTTCCCTGCCGCCAAGTATAATGGGGCCGAATGGCCCCACGTACTCGTACCCTTACAGTGCCGCATTCCCCGACTACGCACCCCCAGCGCCAGGGATCCCAAGTGCAATAACAGACCCACGTCTACCAGCGCCGCAGTTGTTTGGGGCAGGCATGATACAGACATCTGGTCAACCGGGCATGATGCCATCCTCTTTGTACAACAGCGGGGAACCGCCCGCTGCCGGCCCGTCATTCTACGAGACGATGCCGCCAGGAACGACGGCACACGTGTCCTCCGCTCCGAGGGACCCGATGTCCCTTCCCATCAACATGCCACGTAGACGCACTGCGCCAAGCCCCAGTCAGGGGAACCCGCCCACGTACAATTAA
- a CDS encoding ribosome biogenesis protein, putative (TriTrypDB/GeneDB-style sysID: LpmP.20.5770), whose amino-acid sequence MTGACKKRSRSALAAAAPAAESAQPPVESSADVADVAKVMMNREEEMVGQLHVQRVQSTKKMTNRQKMLVLGARSMTSKDRHLLLDLRGFMPHSREHQKIRRTNTLGDDLVDLCGLHQCNSVMFVEPHRNDASYLWIGQAPSGPSIKMQINNVHTADEIRMAGNCLKYSRPLLHFDRDFELHPHLRVAKSLLHMAFNTPRYHPKSKPFVDRIMSFLWLDGHIWVRNYQIVPTSPPSLMEIGPRFTLEPVAIFNGCCKGNVLWKNAAARPPTEQRRDRKLRRLEKQQANEVIKEKSDRHKALHPAPSADPLDLVFRD is encoded by the coding sequence ATGACAGGTGCGTGTAAGAAACGCTCTCgttcggcactggcagcagcagcgccggcggctGAGTCTGCGCAGCCGCCAGTGGAATCCTCAGCCGACGTGGCGGATGTCGCCAAGGTGATGATGAATCGCGAGGAAGAGATGGTCGGTCAATTGCAcgtgcagcgcgtgcagtCAACCAAAAAGATGACGAATCGGCAGAAGATGCTGGTGCTCGGTGCCCGCAGTATGACGAGCAAGGaccgccacctgctgctcgacCTGCGTGGCTTCATGCCGCACTCCCGCGAACACCAGAAGATTAGGCGCACCAACACCCTCGGCGATGACCTCGTCGATCTCTGTGGGCTGCATCAGTGCAATAGTGTTATGTTCGTCGAGCCGCATCGAAACGACGCCAGCTACCTGTGGATCGGACAGGCCCCCAGCGGCCCGAGCATCAAGATGCAGATCAACAACGTGCACACGGCAGACGAGATTCGTATGGCGGGCAACTGCCTCAAGTACAGCCGTCCGCTTCTCCACTTCGATCGCGACTTTGAGCTCCACCCGCATCTGCGTGTGGcgaagtcgctgctgcacatggCCTTCAACACACCTCGCTACCACCCCAAGTCGAAACCTTTCGTGGACCGCATCATGTCTTTCCTGTGGCTCGATGGCCACATTTGGGTGCGCAACTACCAAATTGTGCCGACAAGCCCACCGTCACTGATGGAGATCGGGCCCCGCTTCACCTTGGAGCCAGTGGCGATCTTCAACGGGTGCTGCAAGGGAAACGTACTGTGGAAAaacgcggcggcgaggccaccgacggagcagcgccgcgaccGCAAGCTGCGTCGCCTCGAGAAGCAGCAAGCCAACGAGGTCATCAAGGAGAAGTCCGATAGGCATAAGGCGCTCCACCCGGCACCCAGCGCTGACCCGCTCGACCTCGTCTTCCGCGACTGA